The Scyliorhinus canicula unplaced genomic scaffold, sScyCan1.1, whole genome shotgun sequence genome window below encodes:
- the LOC119961649 gene encoding leucine-rich repeat and immunoglobulin-like domain-containing nogo receptor-interacting protein 1 — protein MKLMRPGGRTLLPVVWPPLLPLLLLLGPGLGCPSDCLCWSPNRTVSCSSRGLEALPRGIPAGTRALDLSGNRLERLDWGPARGLSRRLEELELGHNRLRELEAGALGGLERLWRLGLGHNLLRYLQPGALRGLPALRSLELAGNPLLLLSDHTFRGLAALRTLSLGSPELAWAGPRAWAGLSGLNQLTIRGAALAWPPGPVLSPLLNLTALRLLAFPKATALPGRPFQGLSRLRLLEIDSWASLAQLGPDCLLGLNLVWLSVTRCNLSDVPYASLRTQAYLRFLNLSHNPITAIRGALLQHVTRLEELRLVGGRLRVIHDAAFRGLIYFRLLDVTANQLASLPATAFRSLASLQSLGLGLNPLACDCRLLWIVRRRHRLRFLGSQPPACASPPPLRGRRLPEAAGSLPASTFSCRRPRIRDKRPQQLQAREGQTVTLRCSADGQPLPLILWLNPRRQRLGHPEAGMGLPGGLGLIAEDQGLKPEDRGLLPGRPDPSLPPAPPLLSGPAVGRSRLLPDGSLQITSVRHMDSGTYRCVARNAGRNAGGNATASASLQVRPLSLQELGLAGRSDSRAKAGLRPGYPFDTHTLLVATTMGFTSFFTVVSLCFTLLFIWSRVSGPIKHNIHVDFVPHAGGGGGGSSGDDAKYNMKMV, from the coding sequence GCCGGGGGGCAGGACGCTGTTGCCGGTGGTGtggcctcctctcctccccctgctcctcctcctgggcccgggGCTCGGCTGCCCCTCCGACTGCCTCTGCTGGAGCCCCAACCGGACGGTGAGCTGCTCGTCCCGGGGGCTGGAGGCGCTGCCGCGGGGGATCCCGGCTGGCACACGGGCGCTGGACCTGAGCGGCAACCGGCTGGAGCGGCTGGACTGGGGCCCGGCGCGAGGCCtgagccgtcggctggaggagctGGAATTGGGCCACAACCGGCTGCGGGAGCTGGAAGCTGGCGCCCTGGGCGGCCTGGAGCGGCTTTGGCGCCTGGGCCTAGGCCACAACCTCCTGCGCTACCTGCAGCCCGGAGCCCTCCGCGGCCTGCCCGCCCTCCGCAGCCTGGAGCTGGCCGGCAACCCGCTGCTGCTGCTCAGCGACCACACCTTCCGCGGCCTGGCCGCCCTGCGCACCCTCAGCCTGGGCTCCCCCGAACTGGCCTGGGCCGGCCCGCGGGCCTGGGCAGGCCTCAGCGGCCTCAACCAACTCACCATCCGCGGCGCCGCGCTGGCCTGGCCGCCcgggcctgtcctctcccccctcctcaatctgACCGCCCTCCGCCTGCTGGCCTTTCCCAAGGCCACCGCCCTGCCCGGCCGCCCCTTCCAGGGCCTCTCCCGTCTCCGCCTGCTGGAAATCGACTCCTGGGCCTCACTGGCCCAACTAGGCCCAGATTGCCTCCTGGGCCTCAATTTGGTCTGGCTCTCAGTCACCCGCTGCAATCTCAGCGACGTTCCCTATGCCAGCCTGAGGACTCAGGCCTACCTGCGCTTCCTGAACCTCTCCCACAATCCCATCACTGCCATCCGCGGAGCGCTGCTGCAGCATGTGACCCGCCTGGAGGAGCTGCGATTGGTGGGCGGCCGCCTGCGCGTCATCCATGACGCCGCCTTCCGGGGCCTTATATACTTCCGGCTGCTGGACGTCACGGCCAATCAGCTGGCCAGCCTGCCGGCCACCGCCTTCCGCTCGCTGGCCTCCCTCCAGAGCCTGGGCCTGGGCCTCAACCCGCTGGCCTGCGACTGCCGCCTGCTCTGGATTGTCCGCCGGCGCCATCGCCTCCGCTTCCTGGGCTCCCAGCCGCCCGCCTGTgcctccccgccacccctccgCGGCCGCCGCCTGCCCGAGGCCGCCGGCTCCCTCCCTGCCAGCACCTTCAGCTGCCGCCGGCCCCGCATCCGCGACAAGAGGCCGCAGCAGCTGCAGGCCCGTGAGGGCCAGACCGTCACCCTGCGCTGCTCGGCTGACGGCCAGCCGCTGCCCCTCATCCTGTGGCTCAACCCACGGCGCCAGCGGCTGGGCCACCCCGAGGCTGGGATGGGCCTCCCCGGGGGCCTGGGCCTAATAGCCGAGGACCAGGGCCTGAAACCCGAGGACCGCGGCCTCCTCCCCGGGCGTCCGGACCCCAGCctgccccccgcgcccccgctcCTCTCTGGCCCTGCCGTGGGCCGCAGCCGCCTCCTGCCGGACGGCAGCCTGCAGATCACCTCGGTCCGTCACATGGACTCCGGCACCTACCGCTGTGTGGCCCGCAACGCCGGCCGCAACGCCGGCGGCAACGCCACGGCCTCAGCCTCACTACAGGTGCGGCCGCTCTCGCTTCAGGAGCTGGGACTGGCTGGGCGCTCCGACTCCCGGGCCAAGGCCGGCCTGCGGCCTGGATACCCCTTCGACACCCACACGCTGCTGGTGGCCACCACCATGGGCTTCACCTCCTTCTTCACCGTGGTGTCGCTCTGCTTCACTTTACTCTTCATCTGGAGCCGGGTCAGCGGGCCCATCAAACACAACATCCATGTCGACTTCGTGCCGCACGCTGGCGGGGGCGGCGGAGGCAGCAGCGGGGATGACGCCAAATACAACATGAAGATGGTCTGA
- the LOC119961668 gene encoding zinc finger protein 436-like: MESKSTVHNGEKVFPCSVCGRSFSRSSNLSKHKCCPMGEKPWKCGDCGKGFNYPSELHIHQRTHTGERPFTCSVCGKEFTKSSHLVRHQRIHTGERPFTCSVCGKGFTTSSHLLSHHRIHSEERPFQCSDCEKNYKRKNDLLNHKRTHTGERPFTCSVCGKGFARSFDLLTHQLVHTDQRPFKCPDCEKSFKSRKDQLTHEFTRTRERPFICSFCGKGFTWKSNLFNHQRSHTGERLFICSVCGKGFTQSSTLLAHQRVHTGERPFSCSVCGKRFSRSSTLLRHQRVHK, encoded by the coding sequence ATGGAATCAAAAAGCACCGTTCACAATGGGGAGAAAGTGTttccgtgttctgtgtgtggacgaagcTTCAGCCGATCATCAAACTTGTCAAAACACAAGTGTTGTCCCATgggggagaaaccgtggaaatgtggagactgtgggaagggattcaattacccgTCTGAGCTGCATAttcatcaacgcactcacactggggagaggccattcacctgctctgtgtgtgggaaagaaTTTACTAAATCATCCCACCTTGTGagacaccagagaattcacactggggagagaccgttcacctgctctgtgtgtgggaaaggctTCACAACCTCATCCCACCTCCTGTCACACCATcgtattcacagtgaggagagacctttTCAATGTTCTGACTGCGAGAAAAACTATAAAAGGAAAAATGATCTGCTAAACCATAAACGCACTCACacgggggagaggccattcacctgctctgtttgtgggaaaggatttgcccGTTCATTCGAtctgctgacacaccaacttgttcatactgatcagaggccGTTTAAATGTCCTgattgtgagaagagctttaaaagccggAAGGATCAGCTGACACATGAATTCACTCGCACCAGGGAGAGACCTTTCATCTGTTCTTTCTGTGGGAAAGGTTTTACTTGGAAGTCCAACCTATTTAATCACCAGcggagtcacactggggagaggctgttcatctgctcagtgtgtggaaagggattcactcagtcatccactctgctggcacatcagcgagttcacaccggggagaggccattctcctgctcagtgtgtggaaaGAGATTCAGTCGTTCatccacactgctgaggcatcagcgagttcacaagtga